The following proteins are co-located in the Dermochelys coriacea isolate rDerCor1 chromosome 4, rDerCor1.pri.v4, whole genome shotgun sequence genome:
- the DMP1 gene encoding dentin matrix acidic phosphoprotein 1 → MKTVLLLISLWALSCAHPVPSHQNAHSESSEEPGDTASEESLNEEADWAGDAYSSTKSSAETGGEDSNADEHDGTDEENHDPSVVSSRSSESHPDDVDARSTQDYEEDDSFRIQQAHRKNWADHEDFGDLDDVEEVDENSHGDQSTEKNSLEDVNEILAIDSSDNGDHHARGSRESEDNGDIENDGFLYQSNGFDSSKGDEEKNYLTDEEDESGDDTFDEDNEEEINGADPRHAVRPTGTDEHNAVADGDLDGDHRATANAGKDSSSSSSSSSSSSSSSSSSSESRGFGNGEDASRGRHVHSKGNRGDSASSSQEERDDSDDEGMQDEDPSIFESEAGNSNTVHGAIHSKESSQETSREHHYSKRKSTNKSQKHSQSHVFRNGGDTSEEDDSAEHNDSKSKEDSKSTEDSSCSEEHVASHSREDVTSQSKENVTSHSREDVSSQSSEESSESQEENEENSKDLDSKSDEHSGSKSKEGQEDRDSPEDDSNTSESDSESTEDTRDPSKSEENSKSTEDNLESEEDKDGPSHSKSVESRSASEESSSSEEGNASDSNEEDISSEELQGQDSKSAETSDIESNEEEDSESREHTASQSSSQEDHSVSRSMDIESRKLMLDVYHNKPIGDYDDNDCQDGY, encoded by the exons GACACAGCAAGTGAAGAAAGTCTGAATGAGGAAGCAGATTGGGCTGGCGATGCTTACAGCAGTACTAAAAGCAGTGCAGAAACTGGAGGAGAGGACTCCAATGCTGATGAGCATGATGGCACTGATGAAGAAAACCACGACCCATCTGTGGTTTCTAGCAGGAGCTCTGAAAGTCATCCAGATGATGTCGATGCAAGGAGCACTCAAGACTATGAAGAGGATGACAGTTTCCGAATTCAGCAGGCTCATCGTAAAAATTGGGCTGATCATGAGGATTTTGGTGACCTTGATGATGTGGAAGAAGTAGATGAAAACAGTCACGGTGATCAATCAACTGAGAAAAACTCTTTG GAGGATGTAAACGAGATTCTTGCTATTGACAGCAGTGACAATGGAGATCACCATGCCAGGGGCAGCAGAGAATCAGAAGACAACGGTGACATTGAAAATGATGGATTTCTTTATCAATCCAACGGCTTCGATTCTAGCAAGGGGGACGAGGAAAAAAATTATCTGACAGATGAGGAAGATGAGAGCGGAGATGATACCTTTGATGAAGATAATGAGGAAGAAATTAACGGGGCAGACCCTCGACACGCTGTTCGTCCCACTGGAACAGATGAGCATAATGCAGTTGCTGATGGAGATCTAGATGGTGACCATAGAGCTACCGCTAATGCGGGaaaagacagcagcagcagcagtagcagtagcagcagcagcagcagcagcagcagcagcagcagtgagagcAGAGGCTTTGGTAATGGGGAGGATGCCAGTCGTGGCAGGCATGTCCACAGCAAAGGAAATCGAGGTGACAGTGCCAGCAGTAGCCAAGAGGAGAGAGATGATTCTGATGATGAAGGAATGCAAGATGAGGACCCATCCATCTTTGAGAGCGAAGCTGGCAATTCCAACACGGTTCATGGTGCCATTCATTCCAAAGAGAGCAGCCAAGAAACCAGTAGGGAGCACCACTACAGCAAGCGGAAAAGCACCAATAAATCTCAGAAACATTCCCAGAGCCATGTGTTCCGAAATGGTGGTGATACTTCAGAAGAGGATGATAGCGCAGAGCACAATGACAGCAAATCCAAAGAGGACAGCAAGTCCACAGAAGACAGCAGTTGTTCTGAAGAACATGTTGCCAGCCACTCCAGAGAGGATGTCACCAGCCAGTCAAAGGAAAATGTCACCAGCCACTCCAGGGAGGATGTCTCCAGTCAATCAAGTGAAGAGAGTAGTGAATCCCAAGAAGAAAATGAGGAAAACTCCAAAGACTTGGATAGCAAATCAGATGAACACAGCGGTAGCAAATCTAAAGAAGGGCAGGAAGACAGAGACTCCCCTGAGGATGACAGCAATACATCAGAAAGTGACAGTGAATCCACAGAAGACACGAGGGACCCTAGCAAATCAGAGGAGAATAGTAAATCCACAGAGGACAACTTGGAATCAGAAGAAGATAAGGATGGACCATCTCACAGTAAATCAGTTGAGAGCAGAAGTGCTTCAGAAGAGAGCAGTAGCAGTGAAGAGGGCAATGCCAGTGATTCGAATGAAGAGGACATCAGTTCTGAAGAGCTGCAAGGCCAAGACAGCAAGTCTGCAGAAACCAGTGATATTGAATCTAATGAAGAGGAAGATAGTGAATCCAGAGAGCACACTGCAAGCCAATCAAGCAGCCAGGAAGATCATAGTGTATCAAGGAGCATGGACATTGAAAGCAGAAAGTTAATGCTTGATGTTTATCACAACAAACCCATTGGTGATTATGATGACAATGACTGCCAGGATGGgtattaa